A region of Sphingomonas crusticola DNA encodes the following proteins:
- the mnmG gene encoding tRNA uridine-5-carboxymethylaminomethyl(34) synthesis enzyme MnmG, translating to MRQFDVIVVGGGHAGCEAATASARRGARVALITMDVDQIGAMSCNPAIGGVGKGHLVRELDVFDGLMARAADAAAIHHRMLNRSKGSAVHGPRIQADRKRFRHATQQMVASQADLFLVPGAVDALLIEGGEVTGVALADGAHIRAKAVILATGTFLGAKLHCGLEQTAGGRSGEAAAIPLAAQLRELALPMGRLKTGTPPRLDGRTIDWAKLERQPSDVDPWTMSPLSSGRALPQVECALTRTNARTHDIIRAGLSDSPVFSGAMEGFGPRYCPSVEDKVVRFGDRDGHQIFLEPEGLADHLVYPNGISTSLPAAVQHDMVRSIEGLESANIVRPGYAVEYDYLDPRSLTPALALRAIPGLYCAGQINGTTGYEEAGAQGLIAGLNAAAHACGLAPVLLDRADSYIGVMIDDLTLQGVTEPYRMLTARAEYRLRLRADNAVSRLGAIAMACDGVSLARRRAIEARLAQIGRAGEAIARRERGISLGERIRQGEDVQSELSASLGDDFASDVIVEAIDDARYAPYLARQHAEVQRLRADANTSLAHIASYRAIGGLSNEMVERLEAARPSDLAAATRIRGITPAALAAILVAAQRRAA from the coding sequence ATGCGCCAGTTTGACGTGATCGTGGTCGGCGGCGGCCATGCCGGATGCGAGGCCGCGACAGCGTCCGCTCGTCGCGGCGCGCGGGTCGCCCTCATCACGATGGACGTTGACCAGATCGGCGCCATGTCCTGCAACCCGGCGATCGGCGGGGTAGGGAAGGGCCATCTCGTCCGCGAACTGGACGTGTTCGACGGTCTGATGGCACGCGCGGCGGATGCGGCCGCGATCCATCACCGCATGCTGAATCGCAGCAAGGGTTCGGCGGTTCATGGCCCGCGCATCCAGGCCGATCGCAAACGTTTCCGTCACGCGACGCAACAGATGGTCGCCAGCCAGGCGGATCTCTTCCTGGTGCCTGGCGCCGTCGACGCGCTGCTGATCGAAGGTGGCGAAGTCACAGGCGTAGCGCTCGCCGATGGCGCGCACATCAGGGCAAAGGCGGTCATTCTCGCTACCGGCACCTTCCTGGGCGCCAAGCTCCACTGCGGACTTGAGCAGACCGCCGGCGGCCGTAGCGGAGAGGCGGCAGCGATACCGCTCGCCGCGCAATTGCGTGAACTCGCCCTGCCGATGGGTCGGCTGAAGACCGGCACGCCGCCGCGGCTCGATGGACGGACGATAGATTGGGCGAAGCTGGAACGGCAGCCTTCCGATGTCGATCCCTGGACGATGTCGCCGCTGAGCAGCGGACGCGCCTTGCCACAGGTCGAGTGCGCGCTGACCAGAACCAATGCGCGAACGCACGACATCATTCGCGCGGGCCTGTCAGATTCGCCGGTGTTCAGCGGCGCGATGGAGGGCTTTGGGCCGCGATATTGCCCGTCGGTCGAAGACAAGGTCGTTCGGTTCGGTGACCGCGACGGACACCAAATCTTCCTTGAGCCGGAAGGGTTGGCCGATCATCTCGTCTATCCCAACGGCATTTCCACTTCGCTACCTGCTGCCGTCCAGCACGACATGGTTCGCTCAATCGAGGGACTGGAAAGCGCCAATATTGTGCGGCCGGGCTATGCCGTCGAATATGATTATCTCGATCCCCGCAGCCTCACCCCCGCCTTGGCGCTGCGCGCGATCCCGGGCCTTTATTGCGCTGGCCAGATCAATGGCACCACCGGCTATGAAGAGGCCGGCGCTCAAGGCTTGATCGCGGGACTCAATGCGGCCGCTCACGCCTGCGGGCTGGCGCCGGTGCTGCTGGACCGTGCCGATTCCTATATCGGGGTGATGATCGACGACCTCACCTTGCAGGGTGTTACCGAACCGTATCGCATGCTTACCGCCCGTGCCGAATATCGGCTGCGGTTGCGCGCCGACAATGCGGTGAGCCGCCTCGGTGCGATTGCGATGGCTTGTGACGGGGTAAGCCTAGCGCGCCGTCGCGCAATCGAGGCGCGGCTCGCGCAAATCGGCCGCGCCGGCGAAGCAATTGCCCGCCGCGAACGCGGCATCTCGCTTGGCGAGCGCATCCGGCAGGGAGAAGATGTGCAATCGGAGCTGAGCGCTTCGCTGGGCGATGATTTTGCCAGCGACGTCATTGTCGAGGCGATCGACGATGCGCGTTATGCGCCTTACCTCGCCCGCCAGCATGCCGAGGTCCAACGGCTGCGTGCGGACGCCAATACCAGCCTCGCCCACATCGCCAGTTATCGGGCGATCGGCGGCCTTTCCAACGAAATGGTCGAGCGGCTCGAAGCGGCACGCCCGTCCGATCTCGCCGCTGCCACGCGTATTCGCGGTATCACACCCGCAGCCTTGGCAGCGATCCTGGTGGCCGCGCAGCGCCGCGCCGCATGA
- the mnmE gene encoding tRNA uridine-5-carboxymethylaminomethyl(34) synthesis GTPase MnmE, with translation MSGSAEARPTIFALSSGALPAAIAIVRISGPAAGEALTYLAGRLPSPRRAVSATLRDGEGELLDRALILWLPGPATATGEDSAELHLHGGRAVVAAVLAALGVMPGLRMAEAGEFTRRAFTNGRLDLAQAEGLADLLAAETDGQRRQALRLAEGGLGRLVAEWQERLLALSARVEAAIEFGEEEEDVPALGEGEKAALATLVQDLAEALAQPPAERLRDGVRIVVAGPTNAGKSSLINGLAGREAAIASPVAGTTRDIIEVPVLLGGVACLLIDSAGLRTSTGKVEQIGVARAKAAMETADLILWLGQPDACPYPERALLIRAKSDLGRPGAGRSDIAVSTLTGAGLAELKLLLGARVARLLPAADAVALNARHRQLIGEAHRELDTARYDDPILIAEHLRHARLALDRITGRAGVEDMLDALFGQFCIGK, from the coding sequence GTGAGCGGGAGCGCCGAGGCGCGGCCTACCATCTTCGCGCTTTCGAGCGGTGCCTTGCCCGCCGCGATCGCCATCGTTCGGATCAGCGGGCCGGCCGCGGGCGAGGCACTGACCTATCTCGCCGGACGCCTGCCGTCGCCGCGCCGGGCGGTTTCGGCGACGTTACGCGATGGGGAGGGCGAGCTGCTCGACCGCGCGCTGATATTGTGGCTGCCCGGCCCTGCAACCGCCACGGGGGAGGATAGCGCCGAGTTGCACCTCCATGGCGGCCGCGCGGTCGTGGCTGCGGTGCTGGCGGCGCTAGGGGTAATGCCCGGACTGCGCATGGCTGAGGCCGGGGAATTCACCCGGCGTGCCTTCACCAACGGTCGCCTCGATCTCGCTCAGGCGGAGGGGCTAGCCGATCTGCTCGCGGCCGAAACCGACGGCCAGCGGCGGCAGGCCTTGCGCTTGGCCGAGGGCGGCCTTGGGCGGCTGGTAGCGGAATGGCAGGAGAGGCTGCTGGCGCTGAGCGCGCGCGTCGAGGCGGCGATCGAGTTTGGCGAGGAGGAAGAGGATGTGCCCGCGCTTGGGGAAGGGGAAAAAGCAGCGCTTGCTACCCTGGTCCAAGATTTGGCTGAGGCACTCGCCCAGCCGCCCGCCGAGCGCCTGAGGGACGGCGTACGGATTGTCGTCGCGGGTCCCACCAACGCCGGAAAGTCAAGCCTTATCAATGGTTTAGCCGGACGAGAGGCGGCGATTGCCTCCCCCGTTGCAGGAACGACGCGCGATATCATCGAAGTGCCGGTCTTACTCGGAGGCGTGGCATGCCTGCTGATCGACAGCGCCGGGCTTCGTACGTCGACGGGCAAGGTCGAGCAGATCGGTGTGGCGCGCGCCAAAGCGGCGATGGAAACGGCCGACCTGATATTGTGGCTTGGGCAGCCCGACGCTTGCCCATATCCCGAACGCGCGCTCCTGATCCGGGCCAAGTCGGATCTCGGCAGACCGGGCGCTGGCAGGAGCGATATTGCCGTCTCGACGTTGACCGGAGCCGGCCTCGCCGAGTTGAAGCTGCTGTTGGGTGCGCGCGTGGCGCGCTTGTTGCCGGCAGCGGACGCGGTGGCGCTCAACGCCCGGCATCGGCAATTGATCGGCGAAGCCCACCGGGAGCTCGACACCGCCCGCTACGACGATCCGATCCTGATCGCCGAGCATCTCCGCCACGCGCGGTTGGCGCTGGACCGGATCACCGGCCGTGCCGGGGTCGAGGATATGCTTGATGCCTTGTTCGGTCAGTTCTGCATCGGCAAGTAA